The Fimbriimonadaceae bacterium nucleotide sequence ATGCGGGTGGGGCCTACGACGGCAATCGTTCCAGCGAGCGTGTCGCCCGCGAACAGGTTCTGCCGGATCACGCTGAACTGGTGCATCTGCGCGTTCGGGTTCTCCTTTCCGATCGTCACCGCTCGGTGCTGGTCCGTCGGCCGTGCGATCGCCTCGTACAGCAGGTCCGACTCTTTCAACGCATCCAATAGGTCCGAGAACGCCGCGGCGTCGCGTTGAAACTCGGGCTGGCCGAACATGAACTCCTCGCCCTCCGTGATCAACGTTCCCCGCGTCAGGTCCCCCGCCAGGCTCCGCAACGAGGCCCATACGGTGACCAGCAGACGCTGCGCGCCGGGGGCGTCCTGCACCGCCGGCGGCTTGGAGCGCGCCAACTGCCGAAGCGTGCTCCCGCACGCCCCCGTCGTCAACTGCTCGTTCGCCATCCCGATGTCCTGCAGCGTCAGCCCGGGCGGACACTCGATCATCCGGCTCTCGACGTGCCCGTTGCTCAGTACGACGACGAGCAGGCCCTGCGTGGGGCCCAGCGCGCTCACCACGGCGCTGCGTACGGTCAGACCCGCGTCGCGGATGATCGCCGCCGCGCTCATCAGGTGCGTCAGGCGGCTCAGCAGGCGAGCCGAATCGCGCAGCAGACTCTGGAGGAGTTCGCCCTCCTGCGCCACGTCCCGCACGCGGCGCTTGGTGGCCAGCTCGGGCTCGCGCTCGACGATCAGCCGATCGACGAAGTACCGGTAGCCGCGATCGCTGGGGATGCGTCCCGCGCTGGTGTGGGGCTGCTCGAGATACCCCATCTCCGCCATCTCCGCCAGCTCGTTCCGAACCGTCGCCGAGCGCACGCCCAAATCGTATTTCTGAACGAGAATCTCGCTGCCGACCGGCTCGGCGGCGCTCACGTACTCCACGATCACCGCGCGCAGCAACCGTTGTTTGCGTGCGTCGAGATCGTCCATCGGCTAGAGTCTACACGGGTTCGGGTTGTTGGTCCTTCGTCCTTGTTCGCGCAATGAACGCAAAGGACGCAAAGGGGGGGTGCCCCAAGGACGAAGGCCCAAGGCCCAAGGCCCAGGGCCCACAACTAACTCTCGCCAGGCCACCCGGCGCCGAT carries:
- the hrcA gene encoding heat-inducible transcriptional repressor HrcA, encoding MDDLDARKQRLLRAVIVEYVSAAEPVGSEILVQKYDLGVRSATVRNELAEMAEMGYLEQPHTSAGRIPSDRGYRYFVDRLIVEREPELATKRRVRDVAQEGELLQSLLRDSARLLSRLTHLMSAAAIIRDAGLTVRSAVVSALGPTQGLLVVVLSNGHVESRMIECPPGLTLQDIGMANEQLTTGACGSTLRQLARSKPPAVQDAPGAQRLLVTVWASLRSLAGDLTRGTLITEGEEFMFGQPEFQRDAAAFSDLLDALKESDLLYEAIARPTDQHRAVTIGKENPNAQMHQFSVIRQNLFAGDTLAGTIAVVGPTRMAYDASIPLLNYTAQALTETLTRFLG